A segment of the Solanum lycopersicum chromosome 9, SLM_r2.1 genome:
AAAAAATTGTATCTAGAAATTGTTTCAGCTTGTAACCATATGTATGATGTTCCATACGGATGTGAACATTGATGTGCCATCGATCATGATCTGGATACTGAATCCTATATTGTAAACAATTTGGCTTGGCCATAATATTGTCTTTATAGTTCACGCAGATTGCTTAATTACACCACTATGTTTTACACGTTTAATATTCATGCGGCATAATGATGTTAAACATTAGATGGCTTGCTTGGAATCTGATAGCGGCTTGTTTCAGGAAGAATACTGTTGGTCAGTACGAGAGTCATACTGCTTTCACTCTCCCAGGCCTATATCGTGTTGTCCATGGCATTGATGTCTTCGATCCCAAATTCAATATAGTGTCTCCTGGAGCTGACATGACAATTTACTTCCCATATTTTGACAAGGAAAAGAGACTGACATCTTTGCATCCCTCGATTGAGAAGTTGTTATTTGATCCTGAGCAGAATGAAGTGCATATGTAAGTGGCCATTCATGCAAACTAATAatttggaatatatatataatgatttgtataaaatgaaccCAACACCGCTACATTAGAAAAGGAGGGCCTGATATGATTATCCACAAATGAACTCCTTATATTTGCTCACACTGCCCTGGATATTGAAAGAGAGGAAGTACCACATATaatattgtattgattttttgCTCTTTGCTTCTGATGGGCAGTTTTTTGTGATCAGTAAATTGACCATTGATTGATGTCAttacctttttttcttttttaattacaGAGGCAGCCTGAATGATCAATCAAAACCGATAATTTTTTCGATGGCAAGGCTTGACCGGGTAAAGAACATTACCGGATTAGTTGAGTGCTATGCTAAAAATGCCACACTCAGGGAACTGGCTAACCTTGTTGTAGTAGCTGGATACAACGATGTAAAGAAATCCAATGATAGAGAAGAAATAGCAGAAATTGAGAAGATGCATGCTCTTATGAAGGAACATAACTTGGATGGTCAATTCAGATGGATATCAGCCCAAATGAACCGGGCACGTAATGGTGAGCTCTATCGCTATATAGCTGACAAGAGAGGTATATTTGTTCAGGTATGATGCTTGTATCGTATTGTTTCGATCATCTCCACTTTCATTCTCCTAGAGGTAGGTGgttatcatgaaaaatatatacatatcttCCTTTTAGCCTGCGTATTATGAAGCGTTTGGACTGACGGTGGTTGAAGCTATGACTTGTGGTCTTCCAACATTTGCAACTTGTCATGGTGGACCTATGGAGATCATTCAGGACGGTGTATCCGGGTACCATATAGATCCTTATCATCCCAATAAAGCTGCTGAGCTCATGGTAGAATTCTTCCAACGATGCGAACAAAATCCTACTCACTGGGAAAATATATCTGCATCTGGCCTACAAAGGATTCTCGACAGGTTTGTAGTTGTATATATTTGAATGGAAGCATTGCTCACTTTCTAATATTCAAACCATATTTAAAGGTATACATGGAAAATTTACTCGGAGAGGCTGATGACTTTGGCTGGTGTATATGGTTTCTGGAAGCTTGTTTCAAAACTCGAGAGGCGTGAAACTAGACGATACCTCGAGATGTTCTACATTCTCAAGTTCCGTGAGTTGGTGAGGTCCTTTTCAGCTCATATTCAATCAAAATAGAAATGCAGTTCAAGTGGTATATATACGCCGCTTAAACATGTCTCCTTTTTCCAGGTAAAATCTGTTCCTCTAGCAGTTGATGAGAAGCAGTGAGGATTTTGCAAAGGAATAAATAACGTGGAGCATACCACTCTatctatgataattttttttttgttcttcttgttTGTTGTGTAGTTAAACTAATTAAGTGCACTGAGTTTCTAATAGATCTCAAATAGCTAAACGTTACTATCTCCTATTTTAATAGCGCTATACTTTAATTTGTCAAATACAAATCAGTGATCCAATATGCTgaatttatttagaattgaaaaaGGATGTCATCTTCATCTTGATAGTCTTAAACAGGCAAGCACGGTTGATTTTCTATCTTAACTATATAACcattctttaattaaaaaaattattattaatgtccCAAAACCGATGGAAAAAATCAATAAGAACGCAATAATTACAATTGAGATAATATAATATCTATTTAATTTGACTAGTGTAATACAATTAAAACAAACATGATCGATTAACAAGAATTTTCAACTAGATGTCCGTATGAACGTTGGTTTTCATTTCTGTATAGCATTCATTTAGTTGCTGAAAAGTCGGAGCCTTCTTGAAGCAAACATATGCtaggttttatttttcttcacatatatataacaataataaagtaTGTCACTATTATCCAATTTTACGACAATTTCTGCCAAACGGTTTCATCACAATAATTGTCTTCTTCTTGCTTATggattttcttctctctttcaAATGGTAATGTATTGTTTTTTCATTCCAACAAATGTATCTTAGAAATTTTGACATTTCAGATCATATTCAATACTTTATTGCTTATTCCTCTCCTTCATTTTGCAAAACTTGtgattcttccttttcttttcatgtTCTCGTTCGATCATAAAAAGCATTTAACGATATGATTTATATTTGTCACAACCAAAATGTTTCCATCTTTGTGATGCATGTAAAAGCAATTATTTTTGAATTCCTTCGGCAAAGAGTATGATCAGGTCATTATTTTATTGACCTATGATAAAAGTAGGTTGTTCATTCATTTATAACTTTAGTCTGTCTGCTCTTTTTAGTCGATCAAAAGTAAAgtgaaattaatatatttgtttatttagatTGGCAATAAGAATGACTTGCTTCATATTCTAAATTTTGTTACATAACTGAAAACAtgctatttctttttctttattagttAATGTTTTTGGTAGAAGCGAAAATTTTCGTAGATAGAAATGTCAAGAATTAAATTCATCATCAAGCAAAAACTTTTAACAATATTATTGATATCATAATGGACACCTTTTTTATGTGATtcaactaaatatattttaaacactAACACAAAATAAGATTTATTCCATTTACTTCCTGGTacattgaattttatattatatcgtTACTTATTACGCATTATtattaaaagatataaattatattcCATTCtgctaattatttattttgaatgttCAAATTGGCGCACATTTTAGTTTTTACTTATATTAAAACATAACcgtcattttccattttaatcattttcagACAGTCAGCCTGACTTTTTTGTTTGTACGTAGATTAAGTGGTCATAATGgttttattctctttttattgaaataatatatatatttttttatatatcatccAAAATCATTGTGCTACCTCTAATTGTTATGCTATTGTGCAGTACTTTTGTTGATTTGCTTATTTCCGTCTTTTCTCCCTTTATCAAGACTCATTAAATATGTCATTCAAAAAGTCGCAAGGAGTTGACTTGTCTCTGTCATCTACAGAGCAACAAACTAAGGTtcacactctattttttttcctattcgaatcatttatttttattactattattatatgcctcatttcataataattaaGGAACTAGAGTTTGATGTACTTTGAGAAAGTTGAAATACTAAGCTTTTATGTTTGACTAGTAACAATAgaatagaaaagaaatataaagtaGTGTTTTTGTAGCTTGATATATATGCATGCATGTGTTTAAAATGTAATCGTAATTCATTTCTTTGTGATATTCGTCAGATCAATGAGGTGCGAAAATTAATTGGTCCTGCTCTTAACAAATTTCCAACAATGTGTTCGGATGCATCAATTCTAAGATTTCTGAGAGCACGAAATTGGCATACAAAAAGGTCAGCCAAAATGCTCAAAGAAGCATTAATATGGAGATTAGAAAACAAACCAAACATGATCCGTTGGGTACGTAATTAATATACaaaacaattaatgaattatATACTCCATGTTAATTTTTATGTcttatcatataaaaataataggatGATATTGCTAAACAAGCAGAACCTGGAAAAGTTTACAAAGCCAACTATTTTGACAAGTATGGAAGGACTGTGCTTGTCATGAAGCCTGGAATACCGGTACGTATGtatctataatatatataggAAGAAATAcatagtatttttatttaatttgttgatgatgatgatatatatatatatatatatatctcctaTTCAATTGAATTCAGAATCCTTACTCCGTAGAGATGCAAATGAGATATCTAATTTATTGCATGGAGAATTCTATATTGGATCTAAAATCTGGTCAGGAGCAAATGGTTTGGTTGATCGATTTTGAAGGATGGAACATGTCTAGCATATCAGTAAAGGTGACTAGGGAAACAGCACGTCTTCTGCAAGATTGTTATCCAGAGAGGCTAGGTCTTGCAATCCTTTATAATCCACCAAAAGTTTTTGAGTCCTTCTGGATTGTAAGTAgctaaaagaaataattacgttaattttaatttaaatttttcacatGATGAATTCTTTACATTGTAGTTGGTAAAACCATTCCTTGAGAAGAGGACatacaagaaagtgaagtttgtGTATCCAAATGATGTAGATACTCAAAAAGTTATGGAAGATTTGTTTGATATGGAGAAGCTTGAATCATGTTTTGGAGGAAAATGGACACATGATTTTGATTATGTCACTTACTCTAATCGCATGAGAGAGGGGGATAAGATGATGACTGATTTTGTTATTTCTGGTGCTCCTTTGCCCTCTGACCAATTCCAATTGTCTACGGATGAAACAACATCCAATTTCAAAACTTCACACGACACCAGTGAAAATCATCCAAATATTGATGACATAAAACAAACCGACTAAACAATCTTCATACATTCATTATCTACTTGTTGTAATTTTTGTACACACACATTATATGaatctcaattttatttaattcatcttctttttttttccctttaattctatcaaaaaaaatattcagatgatcctaaaataaaatatgcaaaacactcatatatatatatatatatatatatatatatatatatatatatatatatatatatatatgcgcgTGTGTGATTCATTTGTCAACTTTTCATTTACAAAGTCACGTAAACTACTATTGTATTTCGTCTTTTGAAAGAATTGTTTTAAGGTTTATTTTCAGTATTTATTTGACATAGTTTATTTGGTAAATTCTAGTTTCAAATGAAGTTTCAATAAATGTAACGTTGAAGGGGTTTTtgtgaaaaatttgaaattcaaacggGCATAAAACGTGCATCCGATATACGATCGAGACGATTTCTATTccaacttgattttttttttatatctacacGAAAAAGAACCACACACTACCATATgatttatagttttacgtttatcgattttttaaccatatatatCGCAAAATTATAAGGAATAAATGAAAGTTAAATCAGATAAATGGAATGAGTTTACACATAGATCTCAAAATAATAAgcaacttttaaaaaagaatcgcCTCCAAATGATACTCGAACAAAAAGTTACagccatttgaagtttcaacaaCTGTAATGTTAAAGGGGtagttgtgaaaatttgaacttcaaactgaacggacgtccacaaaaaaaattggcatttttgacgtcggaatccggatcacccaaaaaatggtttctatagcacacgaaaatcgtcgaaatgaggggtatgctcgcttgggggctcgtttgaccttcaaaatgggtcagacgggccgtgagggccaaccggatgcatagacaaggtcttgacggacgtccacaaaaaaatttggcattttttgtattttttatttcccgATCATTGGAAGCAATCTTCACAGGCACAAGGATCTCCTCACAGCAACCTCCACTACGATAGAAACTGACaatgacgttggaatccggatcacccaaaaatggtttgctatagcacacgaaaatcgtcgaaatgaggggtattctcgcttcggggctcgtttgaacttcaaaatgagtcggacgggccgtgagggcaaaCCGGATGCATATAAAATGTCTctacggatgtccacaaaaaatttggcatttttgacgtcggaacacgaaaataatcgaaaggaggggtatgctcgcttcggggctcgtttgaccttccaaatgggtcggaaaagccgtgatggccaaccgtatgcatagacaaggtcttgatggacgtccacgaaaaaattaggcatttttgacatcggaatccggatcaccaaaaaaatggtgtgctatagtacacgaaaatcgtcgaaatgaggcgtatgctcgcttcggggctcgtttgaccttccaaatgggtcggacaagccgtaatggccaaccgtatgcatagacaaggtcttgacggacgtcaacgaaaaaatttggcatttttgacgtcgaaatccggatcacccaaaaaatggtgtgctatagcacaagaaaatcatcgaaatgaggggtatgctcgcttcggggcacgtttgaccttccaaatgggtcggacaagccgtgatggccaaccgtatgcatatacaagttcttgacagacgtccacgaaaaaatttggcatttttaacgtcggaatccggatcacccaaaaaatggtgtgctatagcacacgaaaatagtcaaaatgaggggtatgctcgcttcggggctcgtttgaccttccaaatgggtcggacaagccgtgatggccaaccgtatgcatagacaaggtcttgacggacgtccacgaaaaaatttggcatttttgacgtcggaatccggatcacccaaaaaatggtgtgctatagcacacgaaaatcgtcgaaatgaggggtatgctcgcttcggggctcgtttgaccttccaaatgggtcggacaagacgtgatggccaaccgtatgcatagacaaggtcttgaaggacgtccacgaaaaaatttggcatttttgatgtcggaatcgggatcacccaaaaaatggtgtgttatagcacacgcaaatcgtcgaaatgaggggtatgctcgcttcggggctcgtttgaccttccaaatgggtcggaaaagccgtgatggacaaccgtatgcattgaaaagttcttgacggacatccacgaaaatatttggactttttgacgtcggaatccggatcacccaaaaaatggtgttctatagcacacgaaaatcgtcgaaatgaggggtatgctcgcttcggggctcgtttgaccttccaaatgggtcgaacaagccgtgatggcaaaccgtatgcataaacaaggtcttgacggacgtccacgacaaaatttggcatttttgacgtcggaagccggatcacccaaaaaatgatgtgctatagcacacgaaaatcgtcaaaatgaggggtatgctcgcttcggggctcgtttgacctttcaaatgggtcgtacaagacGTGATGGCAAACcttatgcatagaaaaggtcttgacggacgtccacgaaaaaatttggcatttttgacgtcgaaatccggatcacccaaaaaatggtgtgctatagcacacgaaaatcgtcgaaatgaggcgtatgctcgcttcagggctcgtttgaccctccaaatgggtcggacaagccgtgatggccaaccgtatgcatagacaaggtcttgacggacgtccacaaaaaaatttggcatttttgacgtcggaatccggatcacccaaaaaaggtgtgcaatagcacacgaaaatcgtcgaaatgaggcgtatgctcgcttcagggctcgtttgaccctccaaatgggttggacaagccgtgatggccaaccgtatgcatagacaaggtcttgacggacgtctacgaaaaaatttggcatttttgacgtcggaatccggatcacccaaaaaatgatgtgcaaatagcacacgaaaatcgtcaaaatgaggcgtatgctcgcttcagggctcgtttgaccctccaaatgggtcggacaagccgtgatggccaaccgtatgcatagacaaggtcttgacggacgtccacgaaaaaatttggcatttttaacacggaatccgaatcacccaaaaaatggtgtgctatagcacacgaaaatcgtcgaaatgaggcgtaggctcgcttcggggctcgtttgaccctccaaatgggtcggacaagccgtgatgggcaaccgtatgcatagacaaggtcttgaaggacgtccacgaaaaaatttggcatttttgacgtcggaatccggatcaccagaaaaaatggtgtgctatagcacacgaaaatcgtcgaaatgaggcgtatgctcgcttcagggctcgtttgaccctccaaatgggtcggacaagccgtgatggccaaccgtatgcatagacaaggtctttacggacgtccacgaaaaaatttggcatttttgacgtcggaatcaggatcacccaaaaaatggtgtgcaaatagcacacgaaaatcgtcgaaatgaggcgtatgctcgcttcagtgctcgtttgaccctccaaatgggtcggacaagccgtgatggccaaccgtatgcatagacaaggtcttgacggatgtccacgaaaaaatttggcatttttgacgtcggaatccggatcacccaaaaaatggtgtgctatagaacacgaaaattgtcgaaatgaggcgtatgcttgcttcggggctcgtttgaccctccaaatgggtcggacaagccgtgatgggcaaccgtatgcatagactaggtcttgaaggacgcccacgaaaaaatttggcatttttgacgtcggaatccggatcacccaaaaaatggtgtgctatagcacacgaaaatcgtagaaatgaggtgtatgctcgcttcggggctcgtttgaccctccaaataggttggacaagccgtgatgtccaaccgtatgcatagacaaggtcttgacggacgtccacgaaaaaatttggcatttttgacgccggaatccgaatcacccaaaaaatggtgtgcaatagcacacgaaaatcgtcgaaatgaggcgtatgctcgctttggggctcgtttgaccctccaaatgggtcggacaagccgtgatggcaaaccgtatgcatagacaaggtcttgaaggacgtccacgaaaaaatttagcatttttgacgtcggaatccggatcacccaaaaaatggtgtgctatagcacacgaaaatcgtagaaatgaggtgtatgctcgcttcggggctcgtttgaccctccaaatgggtcggacaagccgtgatggcgaaccgtatgcatagacaaggtcttgaagcacgtccatgaaaaatttagcatttttgatgtcgaaatccggatcacccaaaaaatgttgtgctatagcacacgaaaatcgtcgaaatgaggcgtatgctcgcttcggggctcgtttgaccctccaaatgggttggacaagctgtgatggccaaccgtatgcatagacaaggtcttgatggacatccacgaaaaaatttggcatttttgacgtcggaatatggatcacccaaaaaatggtgtgctacgaaaatcgtcgaaatgaggggtatgctcgcttcggggcacgtttgaccttccaaatgggtcggacaagccgtgatggccaaccgtatgcatatacaagttcttgacagacgtccacgaaaaaatttggcatttttaacgtcggaatccggatcacccaaaaaatggtgtgctatagcacacgaaaatagtcaaaatgaggggtatgctcgcttcggggctcgtttgaccttccaaatgggtcggacaagccgtgatggccaaccgtatgaatagacaaggtcttgacggacgtccacgaaaaaatttagcatttttgacgtcggaatccggatcacccaaaaaatggtgtgctatagcacacgaaaatcgtcgaaatgaggggtatgctcgcttcggggctcgtttgaccttccaaatgggtcggacaagacgtgatggccaaccgtatgcatagacaaggtcttgacggacgtccacgaaaaaatttggcatttttgacgccggaatccgaatcacccaaaaaatggtgtgcaatagcacacgaaaatcgtcgaaatgaggtgtatgctcgctttggggctcgtttgaccctccaaatgggtcggaaaagccgtgatggccaaccgtatgcatatacaacgtcttgacggacgtccacgaacaaatttggcatttttaacgtcggaatcccgatcacccaaaaactggtgtgcaatagcacacgaaaatcgtcaaaatgaggcgtatgctcgcttcgaggctcgtttgaccttccaaatggcccaaaaaagtcgtgatggccaaccgtatgcatagaaaacgtcttgacggacgtccacgaacaaatttggcatttttgacgtcggaatcccgatcacccaaaaaatggtgtgcaatagcacacgaaaatcgtcaaaatgaggcgtatgctcgcttcggggctcgtttgaccttccaaatgggtcggacaagccgtgatggccaaccgtatgcatagacaacgtcctgacggacgtccacgaacaaatttggcatttttgacgtcggaatcccgatcacccaaaaaatggtgtgcaatagcacacgaaaatcgtcaaaatgaggcgtatgctcgcttcggggctcttttgaccttccaaatgggtcggaaaagccgtgatggccaaccgaatgcatagacaacgtcttgacggacgtccacgaacaaatttggcatttttgacgtcggaatcccgatcacccaaaaaatggtgtgcaatagcatacgaaaatcgttaaaatgaggcgtatgctcgcttcggggctcgtttgaccttccaaatgggtcggaaaagccgtgatggctaaccgtatgcatagacaacgtcttgacggacgtccacgaacaaatttggcatttttgacgtcggaatcccgatcacccaaaaaatggtgtgcaatagcacatgaaaatcgtcaaaatgaggtgtatgctcgcttcggggctcgtttgaccttccaaatgggtcggaaaagccatgatagccaaccgtatgcatatacaacgtcttgacggacgtccacgaacaaatttggtatttttgacgtcggaatcccgatcacccaaaaaatggtgtgcaatagcacacgaaaatcgtcaaaatgaggcgtttgctcgcttcggggctcatttgaccttccaaatgggtcggacaagacgtgatggccaaccgtatgcatagacaaggtcttgacggacgtccacgaaaaaatttggcatttttgacgccggaatcccgatcacccaaaaaatggtgtgcaatagcacacgaaaatcgtcaaaatgaggcgtatgctcgcttcggggctcgtttgaccttccaaatgggtcgaaaaagccgtgatggccaaccgtatgcatagacaacgtcttgacgggcgtccacgaacaaatttggcatttttgacgtcggaatcccgatcacttaaaaaatggtgtgcaatagcacacgaaaatcgtcaaaatgaggtgtatgctcgcttcggggctcgtttgaccttccaaatgggtcggacaagccgtgatggccaaccgtatgcataaaaaacgtcttgacggacgtccacgaacaaatttggcatttttgacgtcgaaatcccgatcacccaaaaaatggtgtgcaatagcacacgaaaatcgtcaaaatgaggcgtatgctcgcttcggggctcgtttgaccttccaaatggcccagaaaagccgtgatggccaaccgtatgcatagacaacgtcttgacggacgtccacgaacaaatttggcatttttgacgtcggaatcccgatcacccaaaaaatggtgtgcaatagcacacgaaaatcgtcaaaatgaggcgtatgctcgcttcggggctcgtttgaccttccaaatggcccagaaaagccgtgatggccaaccgtatgcatagacaacgtcttgacggacgtccacgaacaaatttggcatttttgacgtcggaatcccgatcacccaaaaaatggtgtgcaatagcacacgaaaatcgtcaaaatgaggcgtttgctcgcttcggggctcgtttgaccttccaaatgggttcgaaaagccgtgatggccaaccgtatgcatagacaatgtcttgacggacgtctacgaacaaatttggcatttttgacgtcggaatcccgatcacccaaaaaatggtgtgcaatagcacacgaaaatcgtcaaaatgaggcgtatgctcgcttcggggctcgtttgaccttccaaatgggtcggaaaagccgtgatggccaaccgtatgcatagacaatatcttgacggacgtccacgaacaaatttgtcatttttgacgtcggaatcccgatcacccaaaaaatggtgtgcaatagcacacgaaaatcgtcaaaatgaggcgtatgct
Coding sequences within it:
- the LOC101252724 gene encoding uncharacterized protein isoform X1, coding for MSFKKSQGVDLSLSSTEQQTKINEVRKLIGPALNKFPTMCSDASILRFLRARNWHTKRSAKMLKEALIWRLENKPNMIRWDDIAKQAEPGKVYKANYFDKYGRTVLVMKPGIPNPYSVEMQMRYLIYCMENSILDLKSGQEQMVWLIDFEGWNMSSISVKVTRETARLLQDCYPERLGLAILYNPPKVFESFWILVKPFLEKRTYKKVKFVYPNDVDTQKVMEDLFDMEKLESCFGGKWTHDFDYVTYSNRMREGDKMMTDFVISGAPLPSDQFQLSTDETTSNFKTSHDTSENHPNIDDIKQTD
- the LOC101252724 gene encoding uncharacterized protein isoform X2, with the protein product MSFKKSQGVDLSLSSTEQQTKINEVRKLIGPALNKFPTMCSDASILRFLRARNWHTKRSAKMLKEALIWRLENKPNMIRWDDIAKQAEPGKVYKANYFDKYGRTVLVMKPGIPEQMVWLIDFEGWNMSSISVKVTRETARLLQDCYPERLGLAILYNPPKVFESFWILVKPFLEKRTYKKVKFVYPNDVDTQKVMEDLFDMEKLESCFGGKWTHDFDYVTYSNRMREGDKMMTDFVISGAPLPSDQFQLSTDETTSNFKTSHDTSENHPNIDDIKQTD